A single Garra rufa chromosome 9, GarRuf1.0, whole genome shotgun sequence DNA region contains:
- the LOC141342746 gene encoding uncharacterized protein isoform X2, which produces MTLLASERSLLIRNKFRSVLQLRIQNRRQQNELNAESGTKASVPDKVGEKEASSALRQTEDGATQKSPPSGLTAQTAPDRSYSGAHRQKKARLAEDLSEKIQSQPGPLELLQRHILPLENTASLPSDVFEDDNSSSASASPEQLGMHQSPGLSSSPGQGGDQSLSDASSVATPISPNSVQCRLALLPATECISQPMTMTVTGSNSISTPGRPKGMYMPSQTPPLLPKTAQPSAPPSHSILGGSLTSSRPPRPRKPRDSKPKMRKLKYHQYIPPDQRTGTGSGAGSASQKNNSSQAQATDSSYSHLLQQQQVFLQLQILNQQQQLPVTNSENQLKISGTTPQSSPQSGTPSTNPSTPDTSPIHQAELLPLNLDDLTVSVLRQQLRKRGLPVSGTKPALLERLRPFQMPRPPLTPAPLCQLGATLEPSHPASLNRIPTSLDTSANPAPMYISPSGLAEQSLSSDSYLTSPSSAGSSPTLHRSSPPMPSGTTWRPGQAVDELSVELEMRERMRSRPREGAKDTQLCESSLHPFLQQEPGCTRGKPDTGGQELLFTYCAGEGKTNCCQLCDVIGQDFDLPMQITASPAQASPTVRSLEEELQEAIQRVQMDPSQSIDDILDETIGCSDNSSLITDVQSATTVLSGSSPAPQPDQSQPAKRQKDDNFLSSPLCSSLLLELPPSPNNAPPLSSTPAPLPPPPICTTPPSSSLSRKRRSEVPAFDPADWLESLTSGLHPLTPPTAPFLESDFGLDSDLNVNRVLDLMVEQW; this is translated from the exons ATGACCTTGCTGGCGTCTGAGAGGTCACTGCTCATCCGCAACAAGTTTCGCTCAG TTCTGCAGTTGAGAATACAGAACCGCAGACAGCAGAATGAACTTAACGCAGAGTCTg GTACGAAGGCCTCTGTCCCTGATAAAGTTGGGGAGAAAGAAGCCAGCAGTGCTTTG CGTCAGACTGAAGATGGTGCCACTCAGAAGTCGCCCCCTAGTGGTCTGACTGCTCAAACTGCACCAG ACAGGAGTTATAGCGGAGCTCACAGGCAAAAGAAAGCTCGTCTGGCTGAGGATCTGAGTGAGAAAATCCAGAGTCAGCCTGGACCACTTGAACTCCTGCAGAGGCACATTCTGCCTCTAGAGAACA CTGCTTCATTGCCGTCAGATGTCTTTGAAGATGACAACTCCTCTTCTGCCTCTGCATCTCCCGAGCAACTCGGGATGCACCAATCTCCAGGCTTATCATCATCACCTGGGCAAGGAGGTGACCAATCGCTGAGTGATGCGTCATCTGTTGCTACGCCCATCAGCCCAAACAGTGTACAG TGCAGATTGGCTTTGCTCCCGGCAACCGAGTGCATCAGCCAACCAATGACCATGACGGTAACAGGGTCAAACTCCATATCAACACCTGGGAGACCCAAAGGGATGTACATGCCCTCCCAGACACCACCGCTGCTGCCAAAG ACAGCACAGCCTTCAGCTCCACCTTCTCATTCCATTCTGGGTGGGTCCTTAACTTCATCCCGCCCTCCACGGCCACGAAAGCCTCGTGATTCAAAACCTAAAATGAGGAAGTTGAAATACCATCAGTACATTCCCCCAGATCAAAGGACTGGGACTGGAAGCGGAGCCGGAAGTGCTTCACAAAAGAATAATAGCAGTCAGGCTCAGGCCACGGATTCCTCTTACTCCCACCTCTTGCAACAACAGCAGGTGTTCTTACAACTACAAATTCTTAACCAGCAACAACAGCTTCCTGTGACAAACAG TGAGAACCAACTGAAAATTTCTGGAACTACACCTCAAAGTTCCCCTCAGTCTGGAACACCATCAACAAACCCCTCGACTCCTGATACAAGTCCCATCCACCAGGCAGAGTTACTCCCGTTAAACCTTGATGACTTAACG GTGTCAGTTCTTCGCCAGCAGTTGCGGAAACGTGGACTTCCAGTTTCTGGCACTAAGCCTGCACTATTAGAGAGACTCCGTCCTTTCCAGATGCCTCGTCCCCCGTTAACACCTGCACCGCTTTGCCAGCTAGGGGCCACGCTAGAGCCCTCCCACCCTGCCAGCCTAAACCGAATCCCTACCAGCTTAGACACCTCCGCCAACCCTGCTCCAATGTATATCAGCCCTTCGGGTTTAGCAGAGCAAAGCCTAAGTAGTGATAGTTACCTCACTTCTCCTTCTTCTGCTGGCTCCAGCCCCACCTTACATAGATCCTCCCCTCCAATGCCATCTGGTACTACGTGGAGGCCAGGCCAGGCAGTAGATGAACTTAGTGTGGAGCTGGAAATGAGAGAGAGGATGAGGAGCAGACCCAGAGAAGGAGCAAAGGACACTCAG CTGTGTGAAAGTTCCCTTCATCCGTTCCTGCAACAGGAGCCAGGATGCACTAGAGGGAAACCAGACACAGGTGGACAGGAACTGCTCTTTACGTACTGCGCTGGTGAAGGAAAA ACGAACTGCTGCCAGCTTTGTGATGTGATTGGTCAAGATTTTGATTTGCCCATGCAAATCACTGCCAGTCCAGCACAAGCATCACCCACTGTCCGAAGTCTGGAAGAGGAACTACAGGAGGCCATTCAAAGAGTGCAG ATGGACCCCAGTCAATCCATAGATGACATTTTGGACGAGACTATTGGTTGTTCAG ATAACTCTTCACTGATCACAGACGTCCAATCAGCCACTACCGTCCTTTCAGGCTCTTCCCCTGCCCCACAGCCTGACCAATCCCAGCCCGCCAAGCGCCAAAAAGACGACAACTTCCTGTCCTCTCCTCTGTGCTCTTCGCTTCTTTTAGAGCTTCCTCCTTCACCTAACAACGCTCCGCCCCTCAGTTCAACCCCAGCTCCCCTTCCTCCTCCCCCCATCTGCACCACTCCACCATCCAGCTCATTGTCCAGGAAAAGAAGGTCAGAGGTTCCTGCTTTTGACCCCGCTGATTGGCTAGAGTCCTTGACCTCTGGCCTGCACCCACTCACTCCCCCCACCGCCCCATTTCTAGAAAGCGATTTCGGCCTTGACTCAGACCTGAATGTCAACAGAGTCCTCGACCTGATGGTGGAGCAGTGGTGA
- the LOC141342746 gene encoding uncharacterized protein isoform X1, translated as MTLLASERSLLIRNKFRSVLQLRIQNRRQQNELNAESGTKASVPDKVGEKEASSALRQTEDGATQKSPPSGLTAQTAPDRSYSGAHRQKKARLAEDLSEKIQSQPGPLELLQRHILPLENTASLPSDVFEDDNSSSASASPEQLGMHQSPGLSSSPGQGGDQSLSDASSVATPISPNSVQQCRLALLPATECISQPMTMTVTGSNSISTPGRPKGMYMPSQTPPLLPKTAQPSAPPSHSILGGSLTSSRPPRPRKPRDSKPKMRKLKYHQYIPPDQRTGTGSGAGSASQKNNSSQAQATDSSYSHLLQQQQVFLQLQILNQQQQLPVTNSENQLKISGTTPQSSPQSGTPSTNPSTPDTSPIHQAELLPLNLDDLTVSVLRQQLRKRGLPVSGTKPALLERLRPFQMPRPPLTPAPLCQLGATLEPSHPASLNRIPTSLDTSANPAPMYISPSGLAEQSLSSDSYLTSPSSAGSSPTLHRSSPPMPSGTTWRPGQAVDELSVELEMRERMRSRPREGAKDTQLCESSLHPFLQQEPGCTRGKPDTGGQELLFTYCAGEGKTNCCQLCDVIGQDFDLPMQITASPAQASPTVRSLEEELQEAIQRVQMDPSQSIDDILDETIGCSDNSSLITDVQSATTVLSGSSPAPQPDQSQPAKRQKDDNFLSSPLCSSLLLELPPSPNNAPPLSSTPAPLPPPPICTTPPSSSLSRKRRSEVPAFDPADWLESLTSGLHPLTPPTAPFLESDFGLDSDLNVNRVLDLMVEQW; from the exons ATGACCTTGCTGGCGTCTGAGAGGTCACTGCTCATCCGCAACAAGTTTCGCTCAG TTCTGCAGTTGAGAATACAGAACCGCAGACAGCAGAATGAACTTAACGCAGAGTCTg GTACGAAGGCCTCTGTCCCTGATAAAGTTGGGGAGAAAGAAGCCAGCAGTGCTTTG CGTCAGACTGAAGATGGTGCCACTCAGAAGTCGCCCCCTAGTGGTCTGACTGCTCAAACTGCACCAG ACAGGAGTTATAGCGGAGCTCACAGGCAAAAGAAAGCTCGTCTGGCTGAGGATCTGAGTGAGAAAATCCAGAGTCAGCCTGGACCACTTGAACTCCTGCAGAGGCACATTCTGCCTCTAGAGAACA CTGCTTCATTGCCGTCAGATGTCTTTGAAGATGACAACTCCTCTTCTGCCTCTGCATCTCCCGAGCAACTCGGGATGCACCAATCTCCAGGCTTATCATCATCACCTGGGCAAGGAGGTGACCAATCGCTGAGTGATGCGTCATCTGTTGCTACGCCCATCAGCCCAAACAGTGTACAG CAGTGCAGATTGGCTTTGCTCCCGGCAACCGAGTGCATCAGCCAACCAATGACCATGACGGTAACAGGGTCAAACTCCATATCAACACCTGGGAGACCCAAAGGGATGTACATGCCCTCCCAGACACCACCGCTGCTGCCAAAG ACAGCACAGCCTTCAGCTCCACCTTCTCATTCCATTCTGGGTGGGTCCTTAACTTCATCCCGCCCTCCACGGCCACGAAAGCCTCGTGATTCAAAACCTAAAATGAGGAAGTTGAAATACCATCAGTACATTCCCCCAGATCAAAGGACTGGGACTGGAAGCGGAGCCGGAAGTGCTTCACAAAAGAATAATAGCAGTCAGGCTCAGGCCACGGATTCCTCTTACTCCCACCTCTTGCAACAACAGCAGGTGTTCTTACAACTACAAATTCTTAACCAGCAACAACAGCTTCCTGTGACAAACAG TGAGAACCAACTGAAAATTTCTGGAACTACACCTCAAAGTTCCCCTCAGTCTGGAACACCATCAACAAACCCCTCGACTCCTGATACAAGTCCCATCCACCAGGCAGAGTTACTCCCGTTAAACCTTGATGACTTAACG GTGTCAGTTCTTCGCCAGCAGTTGCGGAAACGTGGACTTCCAGTTTCTGGCACTAAGCCTGCACTATTAGAGAGACTCCGTCCTTTCCAGATGCCTCGTCCCCCGTTAACACCTGCACCGCTTTGCCAGCTAGGGGCCACGCTAGAGCCCTCCCACCCTGCCAGCCTAAACCGAATCCCTACCAGCTTAGACACCTCCGCCAACCCTGCTCCAATGTATATCAGCCCTTCGGGTTTAGCAGAGCAAAGCCTAAGTAGTGATAGTTACCTCACTTCTCCTTCTTCTGCTGGCTCCAGCCCCACCTTACATAGATCCTCCCCTCCAATGCCATCTGGTACTACGTGGAGGCCAGGCCAGGCAGTAGATGAACTTAGTGTGGAGCTGGAAATGAGAGAGAGGATGAGGAGCAGACCCAGAGAAGGAGCAAAGGACACTCAG CTGTGTGAAAGTTCCCTTCATCCGTTCCTGCAACAGGAGCCAGGATGCACTAGAGGGAAACCAGACACAGGTGGACAGGAACTGCTCTTTACGTACTGCGCTGGTGAAGGAAAA ACGAACTGCTGCCAGCTTTGTGATGTGATTGGTCAAGATTTTGATTTGCCCATGCAAATCACTGCCAGTCCAGCACAAGCATCACCCACTGTCCGAAGTCTGGAAGAGGAACTACAGGAGGCCATTCAAAGAGTGCAG ATGGACCCCAGTCAATCCATAGATGACATTTTGGACGAGACTATTGGTTGTTCAG ATAACTCTTCACTGATCACAGACGTCCAATCAGCCACTACCGTCCTTTCAGGCTCTTCCCCTGCCCCACAGCCTGACCAATCCCAGCCCGCCAAGCGCCAAAAAGACGACAACTTCCTGTCCTCTCCTCTGTGCTCTTCGCTTCTTTTAGAGCTTCCTCCTTCACCTAACAACGCTCCGCCCCTCAGTTCAACCCCAGCTCCCCTTCCTCCTCCCCCCATCTGCACCACTCCACCATCCAGCTCATTGTCCAGGAAAAGAAGGTCAGAGGTTCCTGCTTTTGACCCCGCTGATTGGCTAGAGTCCTTGACCTCTGGCCTGCACCCACTCACTCCCCCCACCGCCCCATTTCTAGAAAGCGATTTCGGCCTTGACTCAGACCTGAATGTCAACAGAGTCCTCGACCTGATGGTGGAGCAGTGGTGA